The following are from one region of the Orenia metallireducens genome:
- a CDS encoding DUF2273 domain-containing protein, with translation MINKDDLMELLNLLNDYKGRVLGILLGFIIALLIIRFGIILSIFIIICVGIGYYLGMRYDNKQDFKDLINDILPNNE, from the coding sequence GTGATTAACAAGGATGATTTAATGGAACTTTTAAACCTCTTAAATGATTATAAAGGTAGAGTTTTAGGAATTCTACTTGGTTTTATTATTGCTTTATTAATTATTCGTTTTGGTATTATCTTATCAATCTTTATTATCATCTGTGTAGGGATAGGATATTATTTAGGTATGCGTTATGATAATAAACAGGATTTTAAAGATTTAATTAATGATATCTTACCAAATAATGAATAA
- the accB gene encoding acetyl-CoA carboxylase biotin carboxyl carrier protein: protein MKKRVRITDTTLRDAHQSLWATRMRTEDMLPIIGKMDEVGYNAMEVWGGATFDVCMRYLNEDPWERLRLLNSYIRKTPLQMLLRGQNVVGYKHYPDDVVRAFVDKAAENGIDIFRIFDALNDVRNIETAMNAVKETGKHAQATVAYTVSPVHTIDHYVETAVTLRDMGADSLCIKDMAGLLTPYRAYNLVSAIKEKINIPIELHSHYIGGMAIPTYLKGIEAGVDIVDTATASLAFGSSQPPVETMTAILRETEYDTDLNLDLLFEIDSYWERVRRQKGFPRGVTRITDMQTFSHQVPGGMISNLVSQLEKQEALDRIHDVLEEIPKVREDLGFPPLVTPTSQIVGTQAVLNILLGERYKVIPDEIKSYIKGYYGRPPAEINPEVQKRAIGDEEPITCRPADLLEPMLDNIKDEVTRYAEKEEDYLSYALFPQVGLKFLKERKKEKDIFGETEPEINREEKDMELKDIKELVQILNETDISEINLESDGTKISIRKGGKVVAQDNSAVAAPAPIVEEVKAAQPTQAPTAQPKAEEKPAVEGEKIEAPMVGTFYTSPAPDAAPFVKVGDVINAGDTLCIIEAMKLMNEIEAEFKCKIIDVLVEDGEPIEYGQPLFIVERV, encoded by the coding sequence ATGAAGAAAAGAGTGAGAATTACCGATACAACCTTAAGGGATGCTCATCAATCATTGTGGGCAACAAGGATGAGAACTGAAGATATGTTACCGATTATCGGTAAGATGGATGAAGTTGGCTATAATGCTATGGAAGTTTGGGGCGGAGCTACTTTTGATGTTTGTATGCGTTACCTAAATGAAGACCCATGGGAGAGGCTTAGGCTATTAAATAGCTATATCCGTAAGACTCCATTACAGATGTTATTGAGAGGGCAGAATGTAGTAGGGTATAAACACTACCCAGATGATGTTGTTAGAGCATTTGTTGATAAAGCAGCGGAGAATGGAATAGATATCTTTAGAATCTTTGATGCTCTTAATGATGTTAGAAATATCGAAACAGCTATGAATGCAGTTAAGGAAACTGGCAAGCATGCACAAGCTACAGTAGCATATACTGTTAGCCCTGTTCATACTATTGATCATTATGTGGAGACTGCAGTTACTTTAAGGGATATGGGGGCAGATTCTTTATGTATTAAGGATATGGCTGGATTATTAACCCCTTACCGTGCCTATAACTTAGTTTCAGCAATTAAAGAGAAGATCAATATTCCAATTGAATTACATAGTCATTATATTGGAGGTATGGCGATTCCAACTTATTTGAAAGGTATTGAAGCAGGTGTTGATATTGTCGATACGGCGACTGCATCTTTAGCTTTTGGTTCCTCTCAGCCACCAGTTGAGACTATGACGGCTATTTTAAGAGAAACTGAATATGATACTGATTTGAATTTAGACTTATTATTTGAAATAGATAGTTATTGGGAGAGAGTAAGAAGACAGAAAGGATTCCCTAGAGGGGTTACTAGAATCACTGATATGCAAACATTCTCTCACCAAGTACCAGGTGGAATGATATCTAATCTAGTATCCCAGTTAGAGAAGCAAGAGGCTTTAGATAGAATCCATGATGTATTAGAGGAGATACCAAAAGTAAGAGAGGATTTAGGTTTTCCTCCATTGGTAACACCAACTAGTCAAATTGTAGGTACTCAAGCAGTATTGAATATCTTATTAGGGGAAAGATATAAGGTAATTCCTGATGAGATTAAATCATATATTAAAGGGTATTATGGTAGACCTCCAGCAGAGATCAATCCAGAGGTTCAAAAGAGAGCAATTGGTGATGAAGAACCAATTACTTGTCGTCCTGCTGATTTATTAGAGCCAATGTTGGATAATATAAAAGATGAAGTTACACGTTATGCAGAGAAAGAAGAAGATTACTTATCCTATGCTTTATTCCCGCAAGTGGGATTAAAATTCTTAAAAGAGAGAAAGAAAGAGAAAGATATCTTTGGGGAAACTGAACCAGAAATTAATAGGGAGGAAAAAGACATGGAATTAAAAGACATTAAAGAGTTAGTACAAATTTTAAATGAAACTGATATTTCTGAAATCAATTTAGAGAGTGATGGAACAAAGATTAGTATCAGAAAGGGAGGAAAAGTAGTAGCTCAAGATAACTCAGCAGTAGCTGCACCAGCTCCAATAGTGGAAGAAGTAAAGGCTGCTCAACCAACTCAAGCACCAACAGCACAGCCAAAGGCTGAAGAAAAACCTGCTGTTGAGGGAGAGAAGATAGAAGCTCCAATGGTAGGAACTTTCTATACATCACCTGCTCCAGACGCAGCTCCATTTGTTAAAGTTGGTGACGTTATTAATGCAGGAGATACTTTATGTATCATTGAAGCAATGAAGCTAATGAATGAGATTGAAGCAGAATTTAAATGTAAGATTATAGATGTTTTAGTGGAAGATGGAGAACCAATCGAGTATGGTCAACCTCTATTTATAGTTGAGCGAGTATAA
- the nusB gene encoding transcription antitermination factor NusB, which yields MTRELNRHEAREVAVQLLYQMDINQESLEENLEVLKSEQPELILEESFLLELLEGTYEKLEEIDNTINNNVIDWKVDRMGKVDRNIIRLAMYEILFKDDIPVAVSINEAVELAKSFSDEKSANFINGILGKLVDALDLEREEGE from the coding sequence ATGACTAGGGAATTAAACAGACATGAAGCAAGAGAAGTAGCAGTACAGTTATTATACCAGATGGATATCAATCAAGAAAGTTTGGAAGAAAATTTAGAGGTTCTAAAGTCTGAGCAGCCTGAATTGATATTAGAAGAGAGTTTTTTATTGGAATTATTAGAGGGTACCTATGAAAAATTAGAAGAGATAGATAATACAATTAATAATAATGTTATCGATTGGAAGGTAGATAGGATGGGTAAGGTAGATAGAAATATCATCAGATTAGCTATGTATGAGATTCTATTTAAGGATGATATTCCAGTAGCAGTTTCAATTAATGAAGCAGTAGAGTTGGCTAAGAGCTTTAGTGATGAGAAATCAGCCAATTTTATTAACGGTATCTTAGGTAAATTAGTCGATGCTCTAGATTTGGAGAGAGAAGAGGGGGAGTAA
- the accC gene encoding acetyl-CoA carboxylase biotin carboxylase subunit, giving the protein MFNKILIANRGEIALRIIRACRDLGIKSVAVYSEADRDSLHVKYADEAYCIGPAASNKSYLDIPSLISVAEIAHADAIHPGYGFLSENAHFAEVCEECGFKFIGPSPEHINKMGDKSIARETMIAAGVPVVPGTEGAIESADEAVEIAKEIGYPVIVKASFGGGGRGMRVANNEAELVKAIQTASSEAKAAFGNAEVYLEKYVQNPRHIEFQILADEHGNVVHLGERDCSIQRRHQKVIEEAPSPAIDPELRERMGDAAVKAAKAVGYYNAGTVEMLLDNSNNFYFIEMNTRVQVEHPVTEMVTGIDIVSEQIRIAQGEELGYSQEDIIIEGASIECRINAEDPSKDFRPSPGKITEYLVPGGIGVRVDSCAYPDYMIPPYYDSMVAKLITFGKDREEARKRMLRALEEYNIDGIKTTIPFHREVLNNEHFIKGQFDTGFIAEHIMKPKDK; this is encoded by the coding sequence ATGTTTAATAAAATACTTATAGCTAATCGTGGAGAGATTGCATTAAGAATTATTAGAGCTTGTCGAGATCTTGGTATTAAATCTGTAGCAGTTTATTCTGAGGCTGATAGAGATTCATTACATGTAAAATATGCAGATGAGGCATATTGTATTGGACCAGCTGCTTCAAATAAGAGTTATTTAGATATACCTAGTTTAATCAGTGTAGCTGAAATTGCTCATGCGGATGCTATTCACCCAGGTTATGGATTCTTATCAGAGAATGCTCATTTTGCAGAAGTATGTGAGGAATGCGGTTTTAAATTTATTGGACCTTCTCCTGAGCATATAAACAAGATGGGGGATAAGTCTATAGCTCGTGAAACTATGATTGCTGCTGGAGTGCCAGTTGTACCTGGTACTGAAGGAGCTATTGAGAGTGCTGATGAAGCTGTTGAAATAGCAAAAGAGATTGGATATCCAGTTATCGTTAAGGCTTCCTTTGGTGGTGGAGGTCGTGGAATGAGGGTAGCTAACAATGAAGCAGAATTAGTTAAGGCCATCCAAACAGCAAGTTCTGAAGCAAAGGCTGCTTTTGGAAATGCTGAAGTATATCTAGAAAAGTATGTTCAAAATCCACGCCACATTGAATTCCAAATCTTGGCTGACGAGCATGGTAATGTAGTTCATTTAGGTGAACGTGACTGTTCTATTCAGCGGCGCCATCAAAAGGTAATTGAAGAAGCACCATCTCCAGCTATTGATCCTGAATTAAGAGAGAGAATGGGAGATGCTGCTGTTAAAGCTGCTAAGGCTGTAGGTTACTACAATGCTGGTACAGTTGAGATGTTATTAGATAATAGCAATAATTTCTATTTTATAGAAATGAATACTCGTGTTCAAGTAGAGCATCCTGTAACTGAAATGGTAACAGGGATAGATATTGTTAGTGAGCAGATTAGAATTGCCCAAGGAGAAGAATTAGGTTACTCTCAAGAGGATATTATAATAGAAGGTGCTTCTATTGAATGTCGAATAAATGCTGAAGACCCTAGTAAAGATTTTAGACCTTCTCCAGGAAAGATAACAGAGTATTTAGTTCCTGGTGGAATTGGAGTAAGAGTTGATAGTTGTGCTTATCCTGATTATATGATACCTCCTTACTATGATTCTATGGTTGCTAAATTAATTACCTTTGGTAAGGATAGAGAAGAAGCTCGTAAAAGAATGTTAAGAGCTTTAGAAGAGTATAATATTGATGGAATCAAGACAACAATTCCATTCCATAGAGAAGTTCTAAATAATGAACATTTTATTAAAGGTCAATTTGATACAGGGTTTATTGCTGAACATATTATGAAACCAAAAGATAAATAG
- a CDS encoding SpoIIIAH-like family protein encodes MKIIGMITDQELKRRAGWFLVLMLWVGMVTAVVIHRSPVSDSHIADVSSQEGYVEIEDIKDSDSEIISEEPILNDVTAEEVINLSKGDKDTKNKGKDFFVEYRIDRDQARSEQIDLLREMINNPNSDKGLKSKAQERLLTLTNNIEKEMEIESLVRARGYDDGIAFIHDNSIELIICTEALKKEDVAKLGDIIKNSTDINLHNITIIEKKPE; translated from the coding sequence ATGAAAATAATTGGAATGATAACTGACCAAGAGTTAAAGAGAAGGGCAGGGTGGTTTCTGGTATTGATGTTGTGGGTGGGCATGGTAACGGCTGTAGTAATTCATCGTAGTCCAGTATCAGATAGTCATATAGCTGATGTATCTTCACAAGAAGGCTATGTAGAGATAGAAGACATAAAGGATTCTGATAGTGAAATTATAAGTGAAGAGCCAATCCTTAATGATGTAACAGCAGAGGAGGTAATCAATTTATCTAAGGGTGACAAAGATACAAAAAATAAAGGTAAGGACTTTTTTGTAGAATATAGAATTGATAGAGATCAAGCTCGTAGTGAACAGATAGATCTTTTAAGAGAGATGATAAATAACCCTAATTCTGATAAAGGATTAAAATCTAAGGCTCAGGAACGTTTACTGACTTTAACGAATAATATAGAGAAAGAGATGGAGATTGAAAGTTTAGTCAGGGCAAGGGGATATGATGATGGAATCGCCTTTATTCATGACAATTCTATAGAGCTCATTATTTGTACAGAAGCTTTAAAGAAGGAGGATGTAGCAAAGCTTGGTGATATTATTAAAAATAGCACAGATATTAACTTGCACAATATAACTATCATTGAGAAAAAACCTGAATGA
- a CDS encoding O-sialoglycoprotein endopeptidase, with protein sequence MILGIDTSNYTTSVALMDLEGKLVKQRRERLKVDLGERGLRQSEALFQHVKQLPNLIAEVAEGRKDVLTKIVVSTKPRPQEDSYMPVFTAGFGHAKALASVLGISLIETSHQEGHLMAGLWSAKINIQKFLAVHLSGGTSEILKVHKNNNNFDIKELGASQDLHAGQFVDRVGVALGLSFPAGSQLERLATKGELGKVSIPSSVQGYQMSFSGPTSAAMRLIELGKGSADIALAVQQCIANSLEKVLKKAIDEEKCKDILIVGGVAANQYIRERLKKRLEHPAVGAKLYFADPKWSSDNAVGTAAMGVKYRD encoded by the coding sequence TTGATTTTAGGGATAGATACCAGTAATTATACCACTTCAGTTGCCTTAATGGACCTAGAAGGTAAATTAGTTAAGCAGAGAAGAGAGAGATTAAAGGTTGATTTAGGAGAGAGGGGATTACGCCAATCAGAAGCCTTATTCCAACATGTTAAGCAGCTACCTAATCTGATTGCTGAGGTTGCAGAAGGTAGAAAGGATGTTTTGACTAAGATAGTGGTTAGTACTAAGCCTCGTCCACAAGAAGATTCCTATATGCCAGTCTTTACAGCTGGTTTTGGACATGCTAAGGCTTTGGCTAGTGTCTTAGGTATATCTTTAATTGAAACTTCTCATCAGGAGGGGCATTTGATGGCAGGTTTATGGTCTGCAAAGATAAATATACAGAAGTTTTTGGCTGTTCATCTATCGGGTGGGACTTCAGAGATATTGAAGGTACATAAGAATAACAATAATTTTGATATCAAAGAATTAGGAGCATCTCAGGATTTACATGCTGGTCAATTTGTAGATAGAGTTGGTGTAGCACTAGGTCTATCCTTTCCAGCAGGTTCCCAGCTAGAGAGATTGGCTACTAAAGGTGAATTAGGCAAGGTAAGTATCCCATCCTCTGTACAAGGTTATCAGATGAGCTTCTCTGGACCTACTTCGGCAGCTATGAGATTGATTGAATTAGGTAAAGGTTCGGCAGATATAGCTTTAGCTGTGCAGCAATGTATAGCCAATTCTTTGGAGAAGGTTTTAAAGAAAGCAATTGATGAAGAGAAATGTAAAGATATTTTAATTGTTGGTGGTGTAGCAGCCAATCAGTACATAAGAGAGAGATTAAAGAAACGTTTAGAGCATCCTGCTGTAGGTGCTAAACTATACTTTGCTGACCCTAAATGGAGTAGTGATAACGCAGTGGGGACTGCTGCAATGGGAGTGAAGTATAGAGATTAA
- the amaP gene encoding alkaline shock response membrane anchor protein AmaP, which yields MKVIDKLLVLLIDVIIMVLSILIIGLYSGILDIEYLVASLQGYTVGIEGIIVGGALFLISVRILQLFFRKKKIKKAIVAKNELGDVNISLDAINSLVHDIVKQESNTKDIQSQIRVKENGVHVYLNLVVDSRTIIPELSERLQEILKDRVSESTGVKISKVQILIKEIKREERVRLD from the coding sequence ATGAAAGTTATTGATAAGTTATTAGTATTATTAATTGATGTAATTATCATGGTTCTTTCTATCTTGATAATTGGTCTTTACTCAGGTATACTAGATATTGAATATCTAGTTGCTAGCTTACAAGGCTATACTGTAGGTATAGAGGGGATAATTGTAGGGGGAGCCTTATTCTTAATCTCTGTTAGGATTTTACAACTATTCTTTAGAAAAAAGAAGATAAAGAAAGCTATAGTTGCTAAAAATGAGTTAGGTGATGTCAATATCTCTTTAGATGCTATCAATAGTTTAGTTCATGATATAGTTAAACAAGAATCTAATACCAAAGATATACAATCACAGATAAGGGTAAAAGAGAATGGAGTACATGTCTATTTGAATTTAGTTGTTGATAGTAGAACTATTATTCCTGAATTATCAGAACGATTACAAGAGATATTAAAGGATAGAGTAAGTGAGTCTACAGGGGTTAAGATATCGAAAGTACAGATTCTAATTAAAGAAATTAAGAGAGAAGAAAGAGTGAGATTAGACTAA
- a CDS encoding sulfide/dihydroorotate dehydrogenase-like FAD/NAD-binding protein, whose amino-acid sequence MYKILDKEVLAPKISKFKVLAPNVAAKAQPGHFLIVRVDEQAERIPLTIADYDRQEGSVTIIVQEVGYSSEEICKLEVGDSFLDLVGPLGEHIETENYKKVVCVAGGLGAAPLYPKAKSLSEEGTEIISILGARTEELIILEDDFAELSQQLYISTDDGSKGHQGFVTDVLKDVLEENDDIDLVITIGPMIMMKFVSELTKEYGVNTMVSLNSLMVDGTGMCGGCRVTVGGETKFACVDGPAFDGHLVDFDEQLRRQQFYSDHEKLAHAHNIGGEGCRVKAD is encoded by the coding sequence GTGTATAAGATATTAGACAAAGAAGTCTTGGCACCTAAGATAAGTAAATTTAAAGTTTTGGCACCTAATGTAGCTGCTAAAGCTCAGCCAGGACATTTCTTGATTGTTAGAGTAGATGAGCAGGCAGAAAGAATCCCTTTAACTATTGCTGACTATGATCGTCAAGAGGGCAGTGTTACAATTATTGTACAAGAAGTAGGTTATAGTAGTGAAGAGATTTGTAAATTAGAAGTTGGGGATAGCTTTTTAGATTTAGTAGGTCCTCTAGGGGAACATATTGAGACTGAAAATTATAAGAAGGTTGTCTGTGTTGCAGGTGGTTTAGGTGCAGCACCACTATACCCTAAAGCGAAATCTCTAAGTGAAGAGGGTACAGAGATTATTAGTATTTTAGGGGCTAGAACTGAAGAGTTGATAATTTTAGAAGATGACTTTGCTGAATTGAGTCAGCAATTATATATAAGTACAGATGATGGTTCTAAAGGGCATCAAGGATTTGTAACTGATGTTTTAAAGGATGTATTAGAGGAGAATGATGATATAGATTTAGTAATCACTATTGGTCCGATGATTATGATGAAATTTGTATCAGAGTTGACTAAAGAGTATGGAGTCAATACAATGGTGAGTCTAAATTCACTGATGGTTGATGGTACTGGTATGTGTGGAGGTTGTCGAGTAACTGTTGGTGGAGAGACCAAGTTTGCTTGTGTTGATGGTCCAGCCTTTGATGGACATTTGGTAGACTTTGATGAACAGTTAAGAAGACAGCAATTTTATAGTGATCATGAAAAGTTAGCCCATGCTCATAATATTGGAGGTGAAGGTTGCCGTGTCAAAGCAGACTAA
- a CDS encoding aldo/keto reductase, translating into MERIKLGDTLEISRIVHGHWRLASWNMSKKEIVELVERCLELGVTTFDHADIYGNYTCEGIFGEALSLKPKLRDKIELVTKCGIKLISENRPEHNIKSYDTSKDHIRNSVENSLRNFKTDYIDLLLIHRPDPFMDADEVAEVFTELKEEGKVLNFGVSNFKAHQFDLLSSRLDLPLVTNQIELSVMELENIEDGTLDYCQEKRVAPMAWSPIAGGRVFTSQDEKALRVREILEKVAKEVDARAIDQVMYAWLLKHPAKIIPIVGSGKIERIESAVEAMEIELSREHWFEILQSSMGHEVP; encoded by the coding sequence ATGGAAAGAATCAAGTTAGGTGATACATTAGAGATATCAAGAATTGTTCACGGGCACTGGCGTTTAGCAAGCTGGAATATGTCCAAAAAAGAGATTGTGGAATTAGTGGAAAGATGCCTTGAATTAGGAGTCACCACCTTTGACCATGCAGATATCTATGGTAATTATACCTGTGAGGGTATTTTTGGAGAGGCTTTAAGTCTAAAGCCTAAGTTAAGGGATAAGATTGAGTTAGTAACTAAATGTGGGATTAAGTTAATCTCTGAAAATCGTCCTGAACACAATATTAAGTCATATGATACTAGTAAGGATCATATTAGAAATTCTGTAGAGAATTCTTTGAGGAATTTTAAGACAGATTATATAGATTTACTATTGATTCATCGTCCTGATCCTTTTATGGATGCTGATGAAGTAGCAGAAGTATTTACAGAATTGAAAGAAGAAGGGAAGGTATTAAATTTTGGAGTATCTAACTTTAAAGCTCATCAATTTGATCTGTTGAGTTCTCGTTTAGATCTTCCTTTAGTGACTAATCAAATTGAGCTTTCTGTAATGGAATTAGAGAATATAGAAGATGGAACATTAGATTACTGTCAAGAGAAGAGGGTTGCTCCAATGGCATGGTCCCCAATAGCAGGTGGAAGAGTCTTTACTTCTCAAGATGAAAAAGCTCTTCGAGTTAGAGAGATTTTAGAGAAGGTAGCTAAGGAAGTTGATGCTAGGGCTATTGACCAAGTGATGTATGCTTGGTTACTAAAGCATCCAGCTAAGATTATCCCTATTGTAGGAAGTGGAAAGATAGAGCGGATCGAGAGTGCTGTTGAAGCAATGGAAATAGAGTTGAGTAGAGAGCATTGGTTTGAAATTTTACAGAGTTCTATGGGGCATGAGGTACCTTAA
- a CDS encoding Asp23/Gls24 family envelope stress response protein has translation MSEVENGVGSIKIANEVVGIIAGLAATEVEGVAGMSGGIAGGIADILRKNNLSKGVRVEVGETEAAVDLYTIMKYGVKIPEVSREIQENVKRSIESMTGLDVVEVNVHVQGISFEDEEEEQEEEEEVEEIEEVEVPRVR, from the coding sequence ATGAGCGAAGTTGAGAATGGTGTAGGAAGTATTAAGATTGCTAATGAAGTTGTAGGAATCATTGCTGGTTTAGCTGCTACTGAAGTTGAAGGAGTAGCAGGAATGAGTGGTGGTATAGCTGGTGGAATTGCAGATATATTAAGAAAGAATAATTTATCTAAAGGTGTTAGAGTGGAAGTTGGAGAGACTGAAGCTGCTGTAGACTTATATACAATCATGAAATATGGAGTAAAGATACCTGAGGTCTCTCGGGAGATTCAAGAGAATGTCAAAAGATCAATTGAAAGCATGACTGGTTTAGATGTAGTAGAAGTTAATGTTCATGTTCAAGGTATTAGCTTTGAAGATGAAGAAGAAGAGCAAGAAGAGGAAGAAGAAGTAGAGGAAATAGAGGAAGTTGAAGTTCCTAGAGTAAGATAA
- a CDS encoding iron-containing alcohol dehydrogenase, translated as MSTFLLPRNIEFGENALEILKGLEGERAVLVTGGSSMKRFGFLDQAVDYLQEAGIESKIIDGVEPNPSVKTVIKGKEEMLDFKPDWIIAIGGGSALDAAKIMWAFYEHPELEFEDIIKVASMPKLRNKAKFIAIPSTSGTASEITAFSVITDTENKIKYPIVSPEIVPDIAIVDPKIPATMPPHITANTGMDVLAHAVEAFVSTAASDYSDALALKAIEMVFEYLPKAVSNGDDMVAREKMHNASTMAGMAFSNASLGIVHSLAHKIGGELHVTHGLANAILLPYVIEFNYEAAKEKFEVVEKTLGVDSLADAVRNLNKTLDIVPSFKAIDWLDYTEEDFENIVDRMSKNAHQDPCTLTNPQEPTVEDMKKIYVDSFYGN; from the coding sequence ATGAGTACATTTTTACTTCCAAGAAATATTGAATTTGGTGAGAATGCTTTAGAGATTTTGAAAGGGTTAGAAGGAGAGCGTGCAGTTTTAGTTACAGGTGGAAGTTCAATGAAGAGGTTTGGATTCTTAGATCAGGCAGTAGATTATTTACAAGAGGCTGGAATTGAATCAAAGATAATTGATGGAGTAGAGCCTAACCCATCAGTTAAAACTGTAATTAAAGGGAAAGAAGAGATGTTAGACTTTAAGCCTGATTGGATTATTGCTATAGGTGGAGGTTCAGCCTTAGATGCTGCTAAGATTATGTGGGCATTTTATGAGCATCCTGAATTAGAATTTGAAGATATTATCAAGGTAGCTTCTATGCCTAAGTTAAGAAATAAGGCTAAATTTATTGCAATTCCTTCTACTAGTGGAACAGCTTCTGAGATTACAGCCTTTTCTGTTATTACAGATACAGAAAATAAGATTAAATATCCAATTGTATCTCCAGAGATTGTACCAGATATAGCAATTGTTGATCCAAAGATTCCTGCTACAATGCCACCACATATCACAGCTAATACTGGAATGGATGTATTGGCACATGCAGTTGAAGCCTTTGTATCTACTGCGGCTAGTGACTATAGTGATGCTTTAGCATTGAAAGCAATTGAGATGGTATTTGAATACTTACCTAAGGCTGTTAGTAATGGTGATGATATGGTAGCTAGAGAGAAGATGCATAATGCTTCTACAATGGCAGGAATGGCTTTCTCTAATGCTTCTTTAGGAATTGTACATAGTTTAGCGCATAAAATTGGTGGAGAATTACATGTTACTCATGGTTTAGCCAATGCTATATTGCTTCCATATGTTATAGAATTTAACTATGAAGCTGCTAAAGAGAAGTTTGAAGTAGTTGAAAAGACATTAGGTGTAGATAGTTTAGCAGATGCAGTTAGGAATTTAAATAAAACATTAGATATAGTTCCTTCATTTAAAGCAATAGATTGGTTGGATTATACTGAAGAAGATTTTGAGAATATAGTAGATAGAATGTCAAAGAATGCTCATCAAGATCCATGTACATTAACCAATCCACAAGAGCCTACTGTTGAAGATATGAAGAAGATTTATGTTGATTCTTTCTATGGAAATTAA